In the genome of Haemophilus pittmaniae, one region contains:
- a CDS encoding MBL fold metallo-hydrolase: MNLKTLISTTALAISANTFAVDLASKNTDSYQHIRNATGRLNYAGKTFLIDPMLAEKGRYAGFEGTLNSHLRNPLVELPMKAEDTFKDVDAIILTHTHEDHWDEVAQKILPKSIKIFVQHERDGDLLKAQGFTNITSLSLEKPVEFEGIILNKTGGSHGTTEMYAVPQLAEILDEAMGVTFQAKGHPTVYLVGDTVWTAEVNKAINRYKPDVMIMNTGDARTLAFPNDGIIMGLQDVAHARQMLPNTKLITVHMDAVNHMSVYRKDLRQFVQANKLENVAIPEDGEIVKF, translated from the coding sequence ATGAACTTAAAAACCTTAATTAGCACTACAGCATTGGCTATTAGCGCAAATACTTTCGCCGTAGATCTTGCCTCTAAAAACACTGATAGCTACCAACATATCCGAAATGCCACGGGTCGCCTGAACTACGCAGGGAAAACTTTTTTAATTGATCCGATGCTTGCTGAAAAAGGACGTTATGCAGGCTTTGAAGGGACATTAAATAGCCATTTGCGTAATCCACTTGTGGAATTGCCGATGAAAGCAGAAGATACTTTCAAAGATGTTGATGCCATTATTTTGACTCATACACATGAAGATCATTGGGATGAGGTTGCACAAAAAATTTTACCTAAATCCATCAAAATTTTTGTGCAACATGAACGGGATGGCGACCTACTCAAAGCGCAAGGTTTTACTAACATAACCAGTTTATCGTTAGAAAAACCGGTGGAGTTCGAAGGTATTATTTTAAATAAAACCGGCGGTTCTCACGGCACAACGGAAATGTACGCTGTACCACAATTAGCTGAGATTTTAGATGAGGCGATGGGCGTAACATTCCAAGCGAAAGGTCATCCAACGGTTTACTTGGTTGGTGACACAGTTTGGACTGCCGAAGTAAACAAAGCCATTAATCGTTATAAACCAGATGTAATGATTATGAACACAGGTGATGCGCGTACCTTAGCTTTTCCGAATGACGGCATTATTATGGGGTTACAAGATGTTGCTCATGCTCGCCAAATGCTACCGAATACAAAACTTATCACGGTGCACATGGATGCGGTAAACCATATGTCTGTGTACCGTAAGGATTTACGTCAATTTGTCCAAGCAAATAAGCTTGAAAATGTAGCAATTCCAGAAGATGGTGAAATAGTGAAGTTTTAA
- a CDS encoding rhodanese-like domain-containing protein, whose product MKKLFTAVLSAAAIAVPFFASANTAPQTEQSMVQPEKAKGVWIDVRSAEEFNAGHLQGAVNIPHNKIVEGVKAVSSDKDAPINLYCRSGRRAEAALIELKNAGYTNVTNHGGYEDLVKKGLK is encoded by the coding sequence ATGAAAAAATTATTCACAGCAGTACTTTCTGCGGCGGCCATTGCTGTACCTTTTTTTGCTTCTGCGAATACTGCACCACAAACAGAACAAAGTATGGTGCAACCGGAAAAAGCAAAAGGTGTTTGGATCGATGTGCGTTCTGCCGAAGAATTTAATGCAGGCCATTTGCAAGGTGCAGTAAATATTCCACACAATAAAATCGTTGAAGGCGTTAAAGCTGTTAGCTCAGATAAAGATGCGCCAATTAACCTTTACTGCCGTAGCGGTCGCCGTGCCGAAGCAGCACTAATCGAGTTGAAAAATGCAGGCTACACCAATGTAACCAACCATGGCGGTTATGAAGATTTGGTTAAAAAAGGCTTAAAATAA